From the genome of Gemmatimonadaceae bacterium, one region includes:
- a CDS encoding CPBP family intramembrane metalloprotease: MWNASADADLTLTASPVTVPRPVRPFAIEPDKWRAPADGPRWLYAQPGRLRAIWRLTAFGLALLVFQPVTESILAPLFGVMSRAVGEPVAAYPWITLTSVVAALVLALRVIDEVPWRAAALGEGTWRPRVLLFGLLLGAAAITFTVVALWATGSAHIQAVSDSLGAVGTESNTWAPSALRVAMVLAPAALWEELVFRGYLWSVAEDAGGVALARWATAVAFGAVHVLNPGAGLWSTAVVTLAGFCLGAVRERTGSLGAAWLAHFAWNWVMAAVLHVPVSGMSFEMPGYRTVVRGATWWTGGEWGPEGGGAALLVMSGALLLSMQPAGLRLFRTRSSV, encoded by the coding sequence ATGTGGAACGCGTCGGCTGACGCCGACCTGACACTGACAGCGAGCCCGGTGACCGTGCCGCGACCAGTCCGTCCGTTCGCGATCGAGCCCGACAAATGGCGCGCCCCTGCCGACGGGCCACGGTGGCTGTATGCGCAACCGGGACGATTGCGGGCCATCTGGCGACTGACGGCGTTCGGGTTGGCCTTACTGGTCTTTCAGCCGGTAACGGAATCGATCCTTGCGCCGCTGTTCGGCGTGATGTCGCGCGCCGTCGGTGAGCCGGTGGCGGCCTATCCGTGGATCACGCTCACCAGCGTCGTTGCCGCCCTCGTGCTTGCCCTCCGCGTGATCGACGAGGTGCCGTGGCGGGCCGCGGCGCTTGGAGAGGGCACCTGGCGTCCGCGCGTCTTGTTGTTCGGACTGCTGCTGGGGGCGGCCGCGATCACGTTCACCGTGGTGGCGCTGTGGGCCACCGGTAGCGCGCACATCCAGGCAGTGTCTGATAGCCTGGGCGCCGTCGGCACCGAATCGAATACGTGGGCGCCCAGTGCGCTGCGCGTCGCGATGGTGCTGGCGCCGGCGGCGCTGTGGGAAGAACTGGTGTTTCGCGGCTATTTGTGGTCGGTGGCAGAAGATGCGGGTGGCGTCGCCCTTGCCCGCTGGGCGACCGCGGTCGCGTTTGGAGCGGTTCATGTGCTCAATCCAGGCGCCGGCCTGTGGTCGACAGCTGTAGTGACCCTGGCCGGTTTCTGTCTTGGCGCCGTGCGTGAGCGTACCGGGAGTCTGGGCGCCGCGTGGCTGGCGCATTTCGCCTGGAATTGGGTGATGGCGGCGGTATTGCACGTGCCGGTAAGTGGTATGTCCTTTGAGATGCCTGGATATCGCACGGTCGTGCGCGGCGCGACCTGGTGGACGGGAGGCGAATGGGGACCGGAAGGCGGCGGGGCCGCATTGCTCGTCATGAGCGGCGCCCTGCTACTCTCCATGCAACCCGCGGGACTGAGACTTTTCCGAACGAGGAGCAGCGTGTGA
- a CDS encoding 3-hydroxybutyryl-CoA dehydrogenase — MSETVKAVAVVGAGQMGNGIAHVVAANGYAVTMIDVSADALSRGKDTIAKNLDRQVKKGAVSAEAASAALARILTSTAMDDVSTADLVIEAATERADLKFRIFEDLDRLAPAGAILATNTSSIAITEIAGHTKRPELVIGMHFMNPVPVMQLVEVIRGLATSDETTQRVMTLAKALGKTPVEVNDYPGFVANRILMPMINEAIYCVMEGVGTPEAIDTVMKLGMNHPMGPLALADFIGLDTCLAILNVLHDGLGDPKYRPCPLLRKYVAAGWYGKKSGRGFYAY, encoded by the coding sequence ATGAGCGAGACGGTGAAAGCGGTGGCAGTGGTCGGTGCCGGACAGATGGGAAACGGGATTGCCCATGTGGTGGCGGCCAACGGTTACGCCGTCACCATGATCGATGTCAGCGCGGACGCCCTGTCGCGCGGCAAGGACACGATTGCCAAGAACCTCGATCGACAGGTGAAGAAAGGCGCGGTCAGCGCTGAGGCGGCCAGTGCGGCCCTGGCACGCATTCTCACCTCGACGGCGATGGACGACGTGTCCACGGCCGACCTCGTCATCGAAGCCGCCACCGAACGTGCCGATCTCAAGTTCCGCATCTTCGAAGACCTCGACCGACTGGCGCCGGCGGGGGCCATTCTTGCCACCAATACCAGCTCGATTGCCATCACCGAAATTGCCGGACACACCAAGCGCCCGGAACTCGTGATTGGCATGCACTTCATGAATCCGGTGCCGGTCATGCAACTGGTGGAGGTCATTCGCGGTCTGGCCACCAGCGACGAGACGACGCAGCGCGTGATGACGCTGGCCAAGGCACTCGGCAAGACGCCGGTGGAGGTGAATGACTATCCGGGGTTCGTGGCCAACCGGATTCTCATGCCGATGATCAACGAAGCCATTTACTGTGTCATGGAAGGCGTTGGCACGCCTGAAGCAATCGATACCGTGATGAAGCTGGGCATGAATCATCCCATGGGTCCGCTGGCGTTGGCGGATTTCATCGGGCTCGACACCTGTCTCGCCATTCTGAATGTGCTGCACGACGGACTGGGCGATCCCAAGTACCGTCCGTGCCCGTTGTTGCGGAAATACGTGGCGGCCGGTTGGTACGGCAAGAAGTCCGGCCGCGGTTTCTACGCGTACTGA
- a CDS encoding acyl-CoA dehydrogenase family protein, with the protein MGLLALNDTQQEIRQLARAYAQRELAPLAGERDRDERFDRTMVSQMAALGFFGMLTPERFDGLALDAQSYLLALEEIAVADASAAVLLSVHNSLPTQMILNFGDAAQQQQFLPPMARGEWLGAFALSEPEAGSDAASLRCQAVRDGDEWVLTGTKAWVSHGNEAGVILCMARTDTSEARRGAKGISTFILTPDLPGFHVGKKESKMGLRASPTVQINLDGCRVPASRLLGVAGQGFIYALGSLDHGRLGIAAQAIGIARAALEASVRYAAERKQFGKAIAEFQAIQFKIADMATRITAARTLLHAAAAAKERGESITRFSSMAKLFATETAMWVTTQAIQIFGGYGYVTDYPVERFFRDAKVTEIYEGTSEIQRIVISRESLAAAAAADGSLSD; encoded by the coding sequence ATGGGCCTTCTCGCGCTCAACGACACGCAGCAGGAAATCCGGCAGTTGGCGCGCGCGTATGCGCAGCGCGAACTCGCGCCATTGGCGGGTGAGCGGGATCGGGATGAGCGCTTCGATCGCACCATGGTATCGCAAATGGCGGCGCTGGGGTTCTTCGGCATGCTCACACCGGAGCGTTTCGACGGGCTCGCGCTGGATGCGCAGAGTTACCTGCTGGCTCTCGAGGAAATCGCCGTCGCCGATGCGTCCGCGGCGGTGCTGTTGAGCGTGCACAACTCGCTGCCGACGCAGATGATCCTCAACTTCGGCGACGCGGCGCAGCAGCAGCAGTTTCTGCCGCCGATGGCCCGCGGCGAATGGCTGGGCGCGTTTGCGTTGTCCGAACCGGAGGCCGGATCGGACGCGGCGTCGCTGCGTTGTCAGGCCGTGCGTGACGGGGACGAGTGGGTGCTCACCGGTACCAAGGCGTGGGTATCGCACGGCAACGAAGCGGGCGTGATCCTGTGCATGGCGCGCACGGATACGTCCGAGGCGCGCCGCGGTGCAAAGGGCATCTCCACGTTCATTCTCACGCCCGACCTGCCCGGATTTCACGTGGGCAAGAAGGAGTCCAAGATGGGACTCCGCGCATCGCCCACCGTGCAGATCAATCTCGACGGGTGCCGTGTACCGGCCAGTCGACTGCTTGGGGTCGCCGGCCAGGGATTCATCTATGCGCTGGGCTCACTCGATCACGGTCGTCTGGGAATCGCGGCGCAAGCCATCGGCATTGCGCGCGCCGCGCTGGAAGCCAGCGTCCGGTATGCCGCTGAGCGCAAGCAGTTCGGCAAGGCGATCGCCGAGTTCCAGGCCATTCAGTTCAAGATCGCCGATATGGCGACCCGCATTACCGCCGCGCGCACGTTGTTGCACGCCGCCGCCGCGGCCAAGGAGCGTGGTGAGAGCATCACCCGCTTCAGTTCCATGGCGAAGTTGTTCGCCACCGAAACCGCCATGTGGGTTACGACGCAAGCCATCCAGATCTTCGGCGGCTACGGCTACGTGACCGACTATCCCGTTGAACGCTTCTTCCGCGACGCCAAGGTGACGGAAATCTACGAGGGCACCTCGGAGATTCAGCGCATCGTGATTTCGCGGGAATCGTTGGCCGCTGCGGCGGCCGCCGACGGATCTCTCTCAGACTGA
- a CDS encoding Glu/Leu/Phe/Val dehydrogenase, producing MRYFDTIAEMGHEQVVFCHDKASGYRGIIAIHDTTLGPALGGCRFWNYATDEDAAIDALRLSRGMTYKNAVAGLNLGGGKSVIIGDNTTTNREMIFRAHGRFVDSLGGRYVTAEDVGTHVEDMDFVHMETKFVTGIGSKSGDPSSVTAHGVFRAIQASAFERWGGDSLEGRTVAIQGLGHVGHHLANELHTAGAKLIVTDIDAGRIQRVVESTGATVVPLKDIYSVSADIFTPCALGGILNDDTIPQLKVEIVAGAANNQLLEDRHGDALQARGILYAPDYVANAGGVINVYSELTGWSRERSLRKADEIYTTVLSVFRLAKDTGIPTYKAADRVAEQRIHAVRGMIRTWPQYPNREG from the coding sequence ATGCGCTACTTTGATACGATCGCCGAGATGGGTCACGAGCAGGTGGTCTTCTGCCACGACAAGGCGTCGGGTTATCGCGGCATCATCGCGATTCACGACACCACGTTGGGTCCCGCGTTGGGCGGATGCCGATTCTGGAACTACGCGACCGACGAGGACGCGGCCATCGATGCGCTGCGCCTCTCGCGTGGCATGACCTACAAGAACGCGGTGGCCGGCCTGAATCTGGGCGGCGGCAAGTCCGTGATCATCGGCGACAACACCACCACCAATCGCGAGATGATTTTCCGGGCCCACGGGCGCTTTGTCGATTCGCTGGGCGGGCGGTACGTCACGGCGGAGGATGTCGGCACGCATGTCGAGGACATGGACTTCGTGCACATGGAGACCAAGTTCGTCACGGGCATTGGCTCCAAGTCTGGCGATCCCTCGTCGGTGACGGCGCACGGCGTGTTCCGCGCCATTCAGGCGTCGGCGTTCGAGCGCTGGGGCGGCGATTCGCTGGAGGGGCGCACGGTGGCCATTCAGGGGCTGGGACATGTCGGCCATCACCTCGCCAACGAACTGCACACGGCCGGCGCGAAACTCATCGTCACCGACATTGATGCCGGTCGCATTCAACGCGTCGTCGAGTCGACCGGGGCCACGGTGGTGCCCTTGAAGGACATCTACAGCGTTTCGGCGGATATCTTCACGCCCTGCGCGCTGGGCGGCATTCTCAACGACGACACGATTCCGCAACTCAAGGTCGAGATCGTCGCCGGTGCCGCGAACAATCAACTGCTGGAAGACCGTCACGGAGACGCGTTGCAGGCGCGCGGCATTCTCTATGCGCCCGATTATGTGGCCAATGCCGGCGGGGTCATCAACGTGTACAGCGAACTGACCGGCTGGAGCCGTGAACGCTCACTGCGCAAGGCGGACGAGATCTATACCACCGTGCTCAGCGTCTTCCGACTGGCCAAGGACACGGGCATTCCAACGTACAAGGCGGCGGACCGCGTCGCCGAGCAGCGCATCCACGCGGTGCGCGGTATGATCAGGACGTGGCCGCAGTATCCCAACCGCGAGGGGTGA
- the rpiB gene encoding ribose 5-phosphate isomerase B yields the protein MVEVARPGERIPIASDHAGFELKERLRVTLAEMGFDVQDIGTHSTASTDYPDYAHPLAEEVSSGEVSRGVLLCGTGLGMSYVANRYPGVRAAVAWTPEIASLARKHNDANVLVLPARFVSDEDAIAILRTWLSTAFEGGRHGTRVDKIERDPEMMEHDA from the coding sequence ATGGTGGAAGTCGCACGTCCCGGGGAGCGCATTCCCATTGCGTCCGATCATGCGGGATTCGAACTCAAGGAGCGCCTGCGTGTCACGCTGGCGGAAATGGGTTTCGACGTCCAGGACATCGGAACGCACAGCACCGCCAGTACGGACTACCCGGACTACGCGCATCCGCTGGCCGAGGAAGTGTCGTCGGGTGAAGTCTCGCGCGGCGTACTGCTGTGCGGGACGGGGCTTGGCATGTCGTATGTGGCCAATCGGTATCCCGGGGTGCGCGCCGCCGTGGCGTGGACTCCGGAAATCGCCTCGCTGGCGCGCAAGCACAACGACGCCAACGTGCTGGTGCTGCCCGCACGATTCGTTTCCGACGAAGATGCCATCGCCATTCTTCGCACCTGGCTGTCCACCGCGTTTGAAGGCGGTCGGCACGGCACGCGCGTCGACAAAATCGAACGAGACCCCGAAATGATGGAGCACGACGCATGA
- a CDS encoding serine hydroxymethyltransferase translates to MTANATFSAGASAAWHHWDRLPPGEALAAADPVVAHLIEEEIQRQSDGIELIASENFVSPAVMEAMGSPLTNKYAEGLPGKRYYGGCEVVDKVEQLAIDRVKQLFGAEHANVQAHSGASANAAVFLAFLKPGDTFLGMGLSQGGHLTHGSPVNFSGLLYKAVSYGVTDDGIIDYDAMRAAARTHRPKMIIAGYSAYSRTIDWQAFADVAKEVGALFMVDMAHFAGLAATGVYPSPVPYADVVTSTTHKTLRGPRGGIILCKAEHAKAVDKATFPGMQGGPLEHVIAAKAVAFHEALQPSFSVYCRQVVDNARTLSAALTTRGYHIVSGGTDNHLMLVDLRNKGLTGKVAEKLLDLAGITVNKNTVPKETQSPFVTSGIRIGTPAVTTRGMGAEAMERIAILIDRVLSAPDDTAVPTAAKADVKALADEYPLYRAV, encoded by the coding sequence ATGACCGCGAACGCCACGTTCTCCGCAGGGGCCAGTGCCGCGTGGCATCACTGGGATCGCCTGCCGCCGGGCGAGGCGCTCGCGGCGGCCGACCCGGTCGTTGCGCACCTCATCGAAGAAGAGATCCAGCGTCAGAGTGACGGCATTGAACTCATCGCCAGCGAAAATTTCGTGTCGCCGGCCGTCATGGAGGCGATGGGCTCGCCACTCACCAACAAGTACGCCGAAGGACTGCCCGGCAAGCGCTACTATGGCGGCTGCGAGGTGGTCGACAAGGTCGAGCAGTTGGCCATCGATCGCGTCAAGCAGCTCTTTGGCGCGGAGCATGCCAACGTGCAGGCGCACAGCGGGGCGTCGGCCAACGCTGCCGTGTTTCTGGCGTTTCTCAAACCCGGGGACACGTTCCTGGGCATGGGCCTGTCGCAGGGCGGGCATTTGACGCACGGATCGCCGGTGAACTTCTCCGGACTGCTGTACAAAGCAGTGTCGTACGGTGTCACCGACGACGGCATCATCGACTACGATGCCATGCGTGCCGCCGCGCGCACCCACCGGCCGAAGATGATCATCGCCGGATATAGCGCGTATTCACGCACCATCGATTGGCAGGCGTTTGCCGATGTGGCGAAGGAAGTCGGCGCGCTCTTCATGGTGGATATGGCGCATTTCGCGGGGCTGGCCGCCACCGGCGTGTATCCGTCGCCCGTGCCCTATGCCGATGTCGTGACCAGCACCACGCACAAGACGCTGCGGGGGCCGCGTGGCGGCATCATCCTGTGCAAGGCCGAGCACGCCAAGGCGGTCGACAAGGCCACGTTCCCCGGCATGCAGGGCGGGCCGCTCGAACATGTCATCGCGGCCAAGGCGGTCGCGTTTCATGAGGCGCTGCAACCGTCGTTTTCCGTGTACTGCCGACAGGTGGTGGACAACGCGCGGACGTTGTCGGCGGCGCTGACGACACGCGGGTATCACATTGTGTCCGGTGGCACGGACAATCACTTGATGCTCGTGGATTTGCGCAACAAGGGACTGACGGGCAAGGTGGCGGAGAAGCTGTTGGATCTCGCCGGTATCACCGTGAACAAGAATACGGTGCCGAAGGAGACGCAATCACCGTTTGTGACCAGCGGCATTCGTATCGGCACACCCGCGGTCACGACACGCGGCATGGGTGCGGAAGCGATGGAACGTATCGCGATCCTCATCGATCGCGTGCTGTCGGCACCGGATGACACTGCGGTGCCGACGGCGGCCAAGGCCGATGTCAAGGCGCTGGCCGACGAGTATCCGCTGTATCGGGCAGTCTGA
- a CDS encoding NAD(P)H-hydrate dehydratase yields MNIPGVPRTSDRGHPLRVTTAQQAAARDRAAIAAGVPAFTLMLQAGTQSAAVILRDFADRLADGVVVFAGPGNNGGDAYIVAAQLTRAGVPVRLVVAAPPRTDDARRAADIAARALGTQRAEHRTGRNEQVAVDGLLGTGHRGALRDVIATVAEALAECHARGAMVVALDVPSGMDATTGECARGSVAAQITVTYGTVKRGLLRSRAHAGRVVLLDIGLGAQVALDDSAWCLASASSLADTLPTIAWDAHKRTRGHLALIGGSVGMAGAIVLATRAALASGIGLARAWVEAPGVPALQQGVPQAIANAWGDSTTSPGPWGDALAIGPGLGRTDTSRSVMREALHRHPGAPVVLDADALTLVAGDGDEDAAQRLRHWCGDTRDVVCTPHPGEFARLLGKPVADDWEQRAEDVRDFAVRSGATVLLKGTPTLIATPDGAPIVVMPRGSAVLATGGSGDVLTGIIGTLLAQGAGTASAALLGATAHAWAAERTGQRGIRGCTLDDVLRELPAAWREISHPATFPPGVLAELPAPE; encoded by the coding sequence GTGAATATCCCTGGAGTACCGCGCACGTCTGATCGCGGGCATCCGCTGCGCGTCACCACGGCGCAGCAGGCCGCCGCGCGCGACCGCGCGGCCATCGCCGCGGGAGTCCCCGCGTTCACGCTCATGCTGCAGGCCGGCACGCAGTCGGCGGCGGTCATCCTGCGTGACTTCGCCGATCGTCTGGCGGATGGCGTCGTGGTGTTTGCCGGTCCCGGCAACAATGGTGGTGATGCCTACATCGTCGCGGCGCAGCTGACGCGGGCCGGTGTGCCCGTGCGCCTGGTGGTCGCGGCACCGCCGCGCACTGACGATGCCCGTCGTGCGGCCGACATCGCGGCGCGCGCGCTTGGCACACAGCGGGCCGAGCATCGCACCGGCCGGAACGAACAGGTCGCGGTTGACGGTTTGCTGGGCACGGGGCATCGCGGCGCACTGCGCGACGTCATCGCAACGGTGGCGGAGGCGCTGGCCGAATGTCATGCGCGAGGCGCGATGGTGGTGGCGCTGGATGTGCCATCGGGGATGGACGCCACGACCGGCGAGTGCGCGCGCGGGTCGGTCGCGGCACAGATCACGGTGACGTATGGCACCGTCAAGCGCGGCCTGCTTCGCTCGCGCGCGCACGCGGGTCGCGTCGTGCTGCTGGATATCGGGCTGGGCGCGCAGGTCGCGCTGGACGACTCGGCGTGGTGCCTCGCCAGCGCGTCGTCGTTGGCCGACACACTCCCGACCATTGCCTGGGATGCGCACAAGCGCACGCGAGGCCATCTCGCGCTGATTGGCGGGAGCGTTGGTATGGCGGGCGCTATCGTGCTGGCCACTCGCGCCGCACTGGCCTCGGGCATTGGTCTCGCGCGGGCCTGGGTGGAAGCGCCCGGCGTGCCCGCGTTGCAGCAAGGCGTTCCCCAGGCGATCGCGAACGCATGGGGTGATTCGACGACGTCACCCGGGCCGTGGGGCGACGCACTGGCCATCGGTCCGGGCCTTGGTCGGACCGACACGTCACGGTCCGTCATGCGTGAGGCGCTCCATCGGCATCCCGGCGCACCCGTCGTACTCGATGCGGACGCCCTGACACTGGTCGCGGGCGATGGCGATGAAGACGCGGCACAGCGACTGAGGCACTGGTGCGGCGACACGCGCGACGTGGTGTGCACGCCGCACCCCGGCGAGTTCGCCAGATTGCTGGGCAAGCCGGTGGCGGATGATTGGGAGCAGCGCGCCGAAGACGTGCGGGACTTCGCGGTGCGGTCGGGCGCAACGGTGCTGCTCAAGGGAACCCCCACCCTCATTGCGACGCCGGACGGCGCGCCGATAGTCGTCATGCCACGCGGATCGGCCGTGCTGGCCACCGGTGGCAGTGGCGATGTGCTCACCGGTATCATCGGCACGCTGCTGGCGCAGGGCGCTGGCACGGCGAGCGCGGCACTGCTCGGTGCCACGGCACATGCGTGGGCCGCAGAACGGACGGGCCAGCGCGGGATACGGGGGTGCACATTGGACGATGTGCTGCGGGAGCTGCCTGCTGCGTGGCGCGAGATCTCACATCCGGCCACCTTTCCTCCAGGAGTGCTGGCTGAGCTTCCCGCGCCTGAGTAA